GGAGCAGGCGCTGCAAAAGACCGCACGCGTGCGGCCCGACCTGCTTGCGCGCGCCGTGCTTTCGGACGAGGAGCGCGCCCTTGTGGCAAATGGGAAAAAATCAGAATAACCGTTGCCATCTTTGATGGACATATGTTATAATATCACGCGTGTAATGATTATCAACGGACGGTCCTCTGCGTCAAACGGCACGAACGTCTATGAGGAGAGGAGAGACTAGGTATGAGCGATATCATCCGTGCAATTGAGTCGGAACAGCTCCGAGGCGACCTGCCCGAAATCCGCATTGGCGACACCGTGCGTCTGCAGGTGAAAGTTGTTGAGGGCACTCGTGAACGTTTGCAGGCATTTGAAGGCACTGTCATCGCCAGGAAACATGGCGGTCTGCAGGAGACCTTCACCGTGCGCCGCGTGTCTTACGGCATTGGTGTGGAGCGCACGTTCCCCATCCATTCGCCCCGCCTTGCGGAGATCAAGGTCATCCGCAGCGGCAAGGCCCGCCGTGCGAAGCTGTACTACCTGCGCGACCGCGTGGGCAAGGCAGCGCGCCTGAAGGAAGTGCAGAAGGGCCGCTGAGGCTTCGATGCGCCAAGGTTCGTAAAAAGACAGGGGATGTGCCCGGG
Above is a window of Maliibacterium massiliense DNA encoding:
- the rplS gene encoding 50S ribosomal protein L19 — protein: MSDIIRAIESEQLRGDLPEIRIGDTVRLQVKVVEGTRERLQAFEGTVIARKHGGLQETFTVRRVSYGIGVERTFPIHSPRLAEIKVIRSGKARRAKLYYLRDRVGKAARLKEVQKGR